A region of the Pseudomonadota bacterium genome:
ACTCATTACCAGCCTGGTCTTGAACGATAACGGAGATCGTATAATTCCTTCCATCCTTATCTTTTCCTTTTCTCGAAGCCTCGAGCTGAACTACAGTATTAAAATCTGCTATTATTGGCTCGACCTTGCCATATTCATCGATAATTTCGAATGTCTTCGATCCCACGCCGGATAAAATATCCCCTGCTGAACCGTTAATGGTGACATCAACTAACTTGTGATTTGGCGGCCAAAGGATCTCGGGCGCAGTTGTTATCGATGCGACCGGTGGAGTTTTGTCAATATTAAGCGTGAGCGAAGCAGCGGCACGGTTACCAGCTAAATCTATAGTTTCACCATTGATTTGTTGACCTTCTCCCTCGGCAGTTACAACGGCCAGATCGCTAACAGTATCAATGCCTGAGAGGGCATCGCTGGCAACAAAAGCAACTGTTACATCGGTGTTATTCCAGCCACTGACATTGGGTTGAGGTGAAGATTGAGAGGATATGACCGGAGAAGTCTTATCAATATTAAGCGCAACAAAGGTAGAGGCTCTGTTGCCGGCTGCATCCGTGACCTCACCGCCAATTAGTTGATTCTCTCCTTCGGTAGTCACATTAACAGGATCACTAACATTTACTACACCTGAAAGAGCATCCGTAGCTGTGAAATTAACAGTCACATCAGTATTATTCCAGCCATTTGAGTTTGGCTGAGGCAAAACATGTGAAACGATTAACGGAGGTGTTTTGTCTATATTGATCTCCAAAGATTTTGGCTCTTCCGCATTTCCAGAGTTATCTATGGCATAGTAACTGAGAGTAGTTAGGCCTTCGTCATAAATAGGTATTTCTATCGTAGAATCTGAAATTGTTCTTTCTTCATTTACCACTCCAGACAATTCATAATGGAGTTCTTTTATTCCGGAGCCGCCTTCGTTGTCGGTAGCTGTTAGGTTAATAGTTATATTAGTATTATTCCAACCACCCTCATTTGGAGAAGGAGAAACTGAAGCAACGGTTACAGGAGGATCGTTTTTAATAGATACATATACTATTGATGAAGGAAATGAAAAACCCGTGATATTTTTCACTATTGTGTCAGTGGCAACATCTATAACAGAAACTTTATGCGAATTTGGTATTGTGACATAAATATATCTGCCATCCGGAGTCATTATCATCTGGCACGGCTTATTGTCTAAGGCTATATTGTTTACTTCTACGGCATTATTTAAATCGATTACCATGACGCCATAAGACTCCATTTTTAATACATACACATACGAGCTATCCGGACTAAAGATTATGCTCTCAGTATAATTGCCTGAATAGTCCAAAATTGCCTCCCCAATGCTCACCGACCGGTATGAATAATCCTGCAGATTAATTATATATAGCTTCTTATAGTGATCATCTATCACGCAGGCATAAAGGCCGTTTGGGCTGACCGCTATCTTATAAAACTGGCTATATCGGACTTTCAATGTATGGACTATTTGATTGGTCTTCGTATCGATAGTTTGTATATAGCCATAATCATTCCAGTTATTTCTTTGGTTATCATGAGTCATCCCTGCAGCGTATAGGTATCTACCATCAGGACTTTGCGCCATGCCCAGAAATCTTCTTGTGTCAAACTTCACGCT
Encoded here:
- a CDS encoding YncE family protein, which gives rise to MNKKSAIIALSMVLVVHLGSTFTFAEAADECLYVGNWGPGCHISVVDIESNAIIKNISNVNRAGKLFVSPDGVQTYARSYGHALVIDNVDQIVVKPMLEHMKKVQTIAISPDSSLAFVGAYNPYQAWTGGQPRFGGGLFTFDTSNFEKLRAYDFGGHRIRAISVRNDGKYIYADCHYSYSSYIRIYDVENNLKLCDLSVKFDTRRFLGMAQSPDGRYLYAAGMTHDNQRNNWNDYGYIQTIDTKTNQIVHTLKVRYSQFYKIAVSPNGLYACVIDDHYKKLYIINLQDYSYRSVSIGEAILDYSGNYTESIIFSPDSSYVYVLKMESYGVMVIDLNNAVEVNNIALDNKPCQMIMTPDGRYIYVTIPNSHKVSVIDVATDTIVKNITGFSFPSSIVYVSIKNDPPVTVASVSPSPNEGGWNNTNITINLTATDNEGGSGIKELHYELSGVVNEERTISDSTIEIPIYDEGLTTLSYYAIDNSGNAEEPKSLEINIDKTPPLIVSHVLPQPNSNGWNNTDVTVNFTATDALSGVVNVSDPVNVTTEGENQLIGGEVTDAAGNRASTFVALNIDKTSPVISSQSSPQPNVSGWNNTDVTVAFVASDALSGIDTVSDLAVVTAEGEGQQINGETIDLAGNRAAASLTLNIDKTPPVASITTAPEILWPPNHKLVDVTINGSAGDILSGVGSKTFEIIDEYGKVEPIIADFNTVVQLEASRKGKDKDGRNYTISVIVQDQAGNE